In the Pseudomonas sp. DTU_2021_1001937_2_SI_NGA_ILE_001 genome, one interval contains:
- a CDS encoding rhodanese-like domain-containing protein: MHRWIALAVLTWSISAHAGDVTQAAAVAALKEGRLAVDVRSQIEYDAGTVLNAVRVDPVRLVNQMKQVLTDRNTVFVIFASTNEKADKYQDRLNKAGYLSVINGGNYEELHNALYDITDDPAE; encoded by the coding sequence ATGCACAGATGGATAGCCCTCGCCGTGTTGACCTGGAGCATCAGCGCTCATGCGGGGGACGTGACCCAGGCCGCGGCTGTGGCCGCGCTGAAGGAAGGTCGGCTGGCCGTGGACGTGCGCAGCCAGATCGAGTACGACGCCGGCACCGTCCTCAATGCCGTGCGGGTCGACCCGGTACGACTGGTCAATCAGATGAAGCAGGTGCTGACCGATCGCAATACGGTATTCGTGATCTTCGCCAGCACCAACGAAAAAGCCGACAAGTACCAGGATCGCCTGAACAAGGCCGGCTATCTGAGCGTGATCAACGGCGGTAACTACGAAGAGCTGCACAACGCGCTCTACGACATCACCGACGACCCTGCCGAATGA